The Plantactinospora sp. KBS50 sequence TCACTCCACCACCGCGGTCGACTCCAGCGCGAACAGCCCGCGCAACTGGCTGGTCGACAGCTCGGTGAGCCACTGCTCGCCGGTGCCGACGATCCGGGCGGCCAGCCCGCGCTTCTCCGCCACCATCGCGGCCACCTTCTCCTCCACCGTGCCGGCGCAGACGAACTTGCGGACCTGCACCGAGCGCCGCTGGCCGATCCGGAACGCCCGGTCGGTCGCCTGGTCCTCCACCGCGGGATTCCACCACCGGTCCACGTGCACCACGTGGTTCGCCGCGGTCAGCGTGAGACCGGTGCCGCCGGCCTTGAGCGACAGCACGAACAGCGGCGGCCCGCCGCCGGGATCCTGGAACCGGGCCACCATCGCGTCCCGCTCCGCGCGGCCGGCCGCGCCGTGCAGGAACAACACCTCCCGACCGGTACGCGCCGACAGGTGCGCCCGCAGCATCCCGCCGAACTCGGCGTACTGGGTGAACAGCAGCGCCCGTTCACCCACCGCGAGCACCTCCTCGACGATCTCCTCCAGCCGGGCCAGCTTGCCGGACCGGCCGGCCAGCCCCGAGCCGTCCCGCAGCAGTTGCGCCGGGTGGTTGCAGACCTGCTTGAGCTTCGTCATGGTGGCCAGCACCAGGCCGCGCCGCTCGATGCCGTCGCTGCGTTCGATCCGGGCCATCATGTCGTCCACCACCGCCTGGTAGAGCGTCGCCTGCTCGGCAGTGAGGTTGCACAGCACCTCCATCTCCAGCTTCGACGGCAGGTCGGAGATGATCGAGGCGTCGGTCTTGAGCCGGCGCAGCACGAACGGGCCGGTGATCCGGCGCAACCGCTGCGCCGCGGCCTCGTCGCCGTGCCGCTCGATCGGCTCGGCGTAGCTGCGGCGGAACTCCGCGGCCGCGCCCAGCAGCCCGGGATTCGCGAACTCCATGATGGACCAGAGGTCGGCCAGCCGGTTCTCCACCGGCGTACCGGTCAAGGCGATCCGGTGCCGGGCCGGCAGCGCCCGCACCGCCCCGGCCTGCCGGGTGGCCGCGTTCTTGATCGCCTGTGCCTCGTCCACCACGACCCGGTGCCAGCCGATCCGCGCCAGCTCCGAGGCATCCCGGGCCGCCACCGAATACGTGGTGAGCACCAGGTCCGCCGCACCGACCGCGGTCTCGAAGTCGGCGCCCCGGGCACGCTCGGCGCCGTGGTGCACGTGCACCCGCAGCCCCGGGGTGAACCGGGCCGCCTCCCGCCGCCAGTTGCCCACCAGCGACATCGGGCAGACCAGCAGCGTCGGACCGGTCTCGTCCGGCTGGTTGGCCAGCACGGACAGCAGTTGGATGGTCTTGCCCAGCCCCATGTCGTCGGCGAGGATCCCGCCCAGCCCCAGGGACTCCAGGAAGCACATCCAGGCCACCCCGCGTTGCTGGTACGGCCGCAGCGTGCCGGCGAAGCCCGGCGGCGTGGCCACCGGTTCGAGGTGCCGGTCCACCCGACCGGACAGCAGGTCGCCCAACGCGCCCTCGGCGCTGACCGCCAGCACCGGCAGGGTGTCCGGGTCGTCCTGACCGGCCAGCCCCAGCCGCAGCAGGTCGGTGACGCTCATCCGGCCGCCCGAGCGCAGCAGCTTCAACCCGGTCGCCAACCGGCGGGAGTCCAGCTCCACCCACTCGCCGCGCAGGCGTACCAGCGGGGTCTTCAGCTCGGCGAGCGCGTGCAGCTCGGCCTCGGACAGCGACCGGTCGCCCAGCGCGACCTCCCAGCGGTACTCCAGCAGCGCCTCCTGGCCGATGCCGGAGCGGCCGGCGACCGTCCCCGGCGCGGTCGGGGTGCCGGCGCGCAGCCGGGCACCGAGCCGGGCGCCGGGGCGGCGCCACCAGGACGGCAGCAGCAGCCCGAAGCCCGCGGCGTGCAGCATCGGTGCGCCCTCGGAAAGGAACCGGTGCGCCCCCTCGGTGCTCAGGTCAAGGCCGGTCGGGGCGGCGGTGCGCAGCGCGTCGGTGAGTTCCGGCCAGAGCCGGCTGGCCCGGCCCAACTCGGCGAGCAGGGTCTCCTGCGGCGCCTTGATCGGCTGTGCCGGCGGCCCGAGCGGACCGTGGGCGGCCCAGACGGCGGCGGCCTCGATCAGCCCGGACCCGTCCGAGCCGCGCAGCGCGAACTCCACCCGCCACCGCTCTCCCCCCGCCCCGCCGCTGACCCCGTCGGTGTCGACGGGCTCGGGATCGGCGGGGTCGGGGTCGGGGTCAACGGGATCGGCGGGATCGGGGACGGCGGGGTCGGGATCGGCGGGCTCGACCAGTCGGAAGGTGGCCCGGACCGGGCCGCCGGCGGCGTCCCGCTGCCAGTCGGCCAGTTCGCGGGCCAACTCCGCCAGCTCGGCCGGCTCTCCCCGGATCGTCCGCTGCCGGCCGCTGAGCGCGGCCAGCCAGCGCCGGACCAGTTCGGCCCGGCCGGTCCGCCGGGTGGACGGGACGAGCTTCAGATCGTCCAGGGCGATCCGCGCGGCGGCGTCGGTGAGCGCGTCCAGGGCGTCGGCGACCAGTTCCGGCGCTCCGACGTCCGGGTCGGCGGCCCGCGCGGCGGGCGGCAGGGCCAGGGCGAGCGCCCGGGCCCACGCCGCATCCGGGCCGGTCAGCAGGGGCCGCCAGCACGCCTGGGCGGCGGACGTACCCGACCCCCGGCCGGCGGCCGGATCCCACGCCAGACCGGGCAGGGTGCGCCCACGCTCCACGAGGTCGACCGCGAACGCGGCGAACCGGCCGAGCTGCCGCAGCGTCGCCCCGGGCACCTCGGGCTCCCCGGGCGCACCAGCACCAGCACCAGCACCAGCACCAGCACCAGCACCAGCACCAGCGTCGGTCCAGCCGGGCGCGTCGTCGGCCAGCGCCGGCAGGGTGTCCACCGCCGGCAGGGTGTCCACCGCCGCGAGCCGCAGCAGCACGGGCAGCGCCAGGTCGGCGTCGTACTCCAGGCTGGGCACCCGCCAGCCGGCGAGGGTGACCCGACCGCGGGCCTCGCCGGGTGGTTCGGCGCGGACCAGTTCGGGCGAGTCGACCGGTACCCCGGCCCGGGTCGGCAGGCTCAGCAGCGTGCTGCCGGTGGCCGCCTTCGCGGCCAGTTCGCCCAGCGCGGCGGCGAGCGCCGGCTGCCCGGCCGCGTACGGATGCGGCCGTTCCCGCGGCGGCCGGCCGGGCCGACGCGGCGGCGCGGTCCGGGCGGCCTCCTCCGCCCACAGCACGAGCCGACCTCCCGGCCGCCACACACCATGGATCACCCGCAAGGAAGAGCCCCCTCCTGACGCTTCTGTCGAGCAAGGGTCTCTTCTTAACACTCCCCCGGGTCAGCTCCGCCGGCACCACCACGCCGACCCGCGGTTTCGGCGCGATCTCACACTCCGGCCGCGACGGGGCGGATCAGGGCTCCTCGGCCGACCCGTGATTGCGTTCCCACCGGCCGCCCACGGCGGGGGTGTCCAACCGCAACGCGGCGTCCCGGTTGCCGGCCAGGTCGTTGTCCTCGACCGCCGCGTCCAGGCACTCGCCCTGGTCGGTCACCCACACGCCCTCGGTCTGCGTCTTCGGGCTCATCCCGTCCCAGATCCGGTTGTTCCGCATCGTCAGGCCGGTGGCCCGGGCCGCGATGGTCAGGCCGGCCCGGTGCTCCGGCGGCCCCACCAGCTCGTACGGCGAGCCGTCGGTCGGCACGTCGCCGTGCCAGGCGGTGTTCAGACCGGCGCGCACCGGCATCAGGCTGAGCGTGCTGTGGTCGTTCGTCATCACCGTGGCGGTCAGCCCCTTCACCACGAGCTGCTTGCCGAAGTGGCAGCCCGCCGGCCAGTCGGCCGATTTGTCGGTCATCGACAACGCGCCGTACCGGACGTCCGCCCCCGCGCCCGACCCGCCCGGTCCGGCCAGCCGGCCGTTGCTGCGGATCCGGTTGCCCACCACGGTCAGGTCGGCGGCGCCGGTGTCGATCTGTACGCCGGTCAGCCCGTTGCCCCAGATCTCGTTGCCGTCGAGGACGAGGTCCTGGATCGTCTCCCCCGCGCCGCGCGGCAGTTCGTGCACGAGCACGCCGTACCGACCGTTGCCGCTGATCCGGTTGCCGCGGACCAGGTACGGCCCGGAGGCGCTGCCGAAGCTCACCCCGGAGTTGACGTTGCCGTCCAGCACGCAGTCGGTGACGATGCCGCCCCGGCCGGGCACTCCCGCGGTGCCGTGCGTCGAGACGTCGAAGCCGGCGATCTGGTTGCCCAGCATCGTGCAGGCCGAGACGATCAGGCCGTCGGCGCCCCAGTCGGAGATGCCGAACCGGTTGCCCTCCGCGTGGCAGGCGACGATCCGGATGCCGCGCGGCGGCCGCCAGTAGTCCTTCTGGAGTTCCACGAAGATGCCGTTGGTGCCGTTGCCCAGCGTGCTGCACGCGGTGATGGTGAGCCGTTCGCTCGGTCCCCAGCCGCCGATGCCGATCCCGATGCCGGCCCCGCCCATCTGGCGCCCGTTGTCCAGCCGGCCGCACCGTTCGGCCACCACCGACTCGATCACGCTGTCCTGCAGGAAGTCGCAGCCCAGTCCGGTGGCGCCGGTGTCGTGGATCCACAGGTCGCGGAACCGGCCCCGGCGCACGTACTGCAGGCCCAGCCCTTGGCCAGGTAGCAGTAGTCGTCCATCTGCACGCCGGAGCCGTCGATCTCGAAGCCCGCGAACGTGCAGTCGGCGATGTGGTTGTCCCGGCCCGCGCCGTGCTGCACGGTGGTGAAGTAGGCAAGCGGCACCGGCTGGGTGCGGTCGCCCGAATTGGACAGGACGAACCGGGTGGCACCGATTCCGGCGCCGACCAGCGAGACGCCGCTGCGCCAGACCGTGCCCGCGTCGCGGATGGAGTACACCCCGGGCGGACACTGGATGATCCGCGGCAGGCCGTCGGCCGCGTACTCGGCACCGAGCCGGTCGACCAGTTCGGCCAGGGCCGGCTGGTCGTTGGTCACGCCGTCACCGGCCAGTCCGCACCGGCGCGCGTCATGCACCTCACCCATTACCTGCATCGCCGCCGGTTTCCCCGTGCCGGCGGGACGAAACCGGGCACGATGTGGGCATGTCAACCACCACCCAGGTACGGCTGGCGGACGGGCCGGCGGACGGCGAGACGATCACCGTGGAGCTGGACGTGACCGGCCGGCCGCCGTTGACGCACCACTGGCTGAGCGATCGCGGTCTGGCCGGCGCCGACATCTACGAACTGGAGTCGACCACCGAGGACGGGCCGTGGATCTACCGCTGGCGCGGGCGGGCCACCTGAGCCGGGCGGCGCCGGCCTGACGCGTTCCCGGCGGGCGCGCCAGGCCGTTCAGTGCCGGTCGTTCAATGCCGGCCGTTCAATGCCGCCGGCCGGTCAGTGCCGGCCGGTCAGTGCCGCCGGCCGTCGATCTCGTGCAGCGCCGGCCCGATCAGGTCGCCGGTCATGAGCGCCTGCTGGCACAGCTCGGCCACCCGGCGCCCGGTCTCCGGCTGCCGCCGGTCGCGCTCGTCCCAGAGCCGGTCGACCTCGGCCAGCAGCGGCCCCTCCACCTCGCGTTCCACCCCGCGCAGCGTCGGCGCGCCGATCCGCCGGGCGAAATCGAAGACCTTTCCCGCGTACGGCAGCGGCAGCAGCGGTACGCCGGACATCGCGGCGAACATCACGAAGTGCAGCCGCATCCCGACCGCGAAGTCGAAGTGCCGCATCAGGCCGAGCAGTTGCCGGGGCCGGTAGTCGCCGTGCAGGACCCGCCCGTGCGGGGCGGTCACCATGTGCGAAAGCACCCCGTGCGAGTGCCGGATGTCGTCGGGCTCCATCGGAACGAATACCACGTCCGCGTCCAGCCGGGTCACCAGGAAGTCGCCGACCTGGGCGATCAGCCGGTGGTAGCCGTCGACGTCGAGGTGCGCGGCGGCCCGGCCGGGCTCGCGGACGCTCATCCCGACCAGCCGCCGGTCGAGGCGTACCCCCTCGGCCTGGAGCAGGCCGGCCGGGAAGTCCTCCGGTTGGAGCAGCATCGCCGGGTCTGCGGTCACGGTGATCGGCCGGGTCACCCCGACCTCCTCCAGCAGCAACCGCGACTCGGTGTCCCGGACCGTCACCTCCCGGGCGGCCGAGAGGCATTCCTGCACCATCGCGCAGTCGACGGTCTCGGTGAGCGGTCCCGCGCCGACCGCGTACGTGCAGACCGGCAGCCCGCGCTCCTGCGCGGCCAGCACGATGCGCAGGTAGCGACGGGCCTCGCTGTCGTAGAGGATGCCGCCGCCGCCGAGCAGCAGCAGGTCCATCTGGTCGAGCGCGACCGCCGAGTCGGTCCGGCTGATCCCCTCCCACGGCTCGGCCACCACATCGGGGTACGCCGCGCGGGTGTGGTCGGGGTTGCGGGAGAAGATGATGATCCGGCTGTCGGGCCGGCGGGCCCGCACATCGGCCAGCAGTCCGGTCAGGATCGCCTCGTCACCGGAGTTCCGGCCGCCGTACGAGCCGAGAACTCCGATGGTCGGGCCGGCATGGTCGACTGAGGTCACCATGCGGAAAGGTTTCCCCAGAACGGCCGGGTCATGTGGGTCGCGACGGATGTTGACCTACGCGTTGCCGGATGCGGGGCCATCGCGACATCCGGCGCACCGAGCGGTTATCCGGATCATTCGGGCGGCAGCAGCACCCGCGCGGTGCGGCGTTCGCCGTCGAGCACCCGCATGGCGCGGGCCAGCGTCTGCGGGAACACCTCGGTCTCGCCGCGTTCCCGCATCGTCTCGGCGGCCACCAGCAGCGCACGAGCCTCGGCCAGCAGCCCCTGGGCGGCCAGCACGCAGCGCATCACGTCGAAATGCCCGGTGTCCACGGCCGGATTGATCCGTCCCACGAAGTCGACCACCCGCAGGTAGTGCTCCACCAGATCCTGTTCGGCTCTGGTCAGGGCGGGCAACCGCGGATCGTTCATCGTCGAATTGTGCACCAGCCGGGCACGTTGCGTGCCTCCGCGCGCCGGACGATTTTGCCGCGGCGAGTCGAGTTGAAGTGCGTACTCAGAATAATTGCTGAGGCAGCAAAAATGTCGTTAGGCTGGCCCGCGTGAGCCAACCCGACCAGCCGGCACCTGGACTGCGGGAACGCAAGAAGCAGGCCACCCGTGCCGCGCTGAGCTGGGCCGCGGTCCAACTGGCGGTGGAGCGTGGGCTGGACAACGTGCGGGTGGAGGACATCGCCGAGGCGGCCGGGGTCTCACCCCGGACCTTCAACAACTACTTCGGCAGCAAGGCCGAGGCCATCGCCGCCCGGCACACCGAGCGGCTCCGGGAGATCGCCGCCGAGACCGCCGGCCGACCGGCTGGCGAGCCCATCTGGACCGCCGTCACCGCCGCCGTGGCCGCCCGGTTCGACAACGACCGCACCGATCCCGATCCACAGTGGCTGGCCGGCGTCCGGCTGATGACCAGCGAACCCTCCCTCCAGGGCGAGCTGGTCAAGGCCCACGTGGCCGCCGAGGCGGAGCTGGTCGCGGTGCTGGCCCGGCGTACCGGCACCGACCCGGTCCGCGACCTCTACCCCCGGCTGCTGGCCGGGGCCATCGGCGCCGCCATCCAGGCGGCGACCGCACAGTGGCTCAACGCCGACCCGCGGGTGCCGATCGGCCTGCTGGTCCGCGACGCGCTCACCCAACTGGCGGCCGGCCTGCCCGCGCCCCGCCTCGCACCCCGCCTCGAGCCCTGAACGGCGCCCTCACCCGTCAGCACGACGGACCATCGAGGTCCCGGTCGCGTGCTCAACCGGGCTGATCGACGGTCGGCCGCCGGGCTCCCCGCAGCGGCGACAATGCGGACCCCGAGCGCGGTCCAGATCGGGAACTGTGCGGCGCCCACGGTCAGCCACCCGCCGATCCCGGTGCCAGCCAGCGCGGCGAGCGCCCGGTCCGCCGGCTCGCGGGGCGGATCACGTCGGCCGGTGTCCGAATACGCCACGCCGACGTGATCGGCCGGCCTATTCGCAGGCCACCCCGTCCCCGTCGCGGTCGAGTCCGGCCCGGTAGCCGGGTTGACCGCGGTGCAGCGGTGCCTTGCCGGCCGCGCGGACCGCGGCGCAGTTCGCGTAGTACACGCTCGATCCGCTGCCAGTGCCGGTGCCGCTGCCGGTCGAACCGCCGCCCGTGCTCGTCGAACCGCTACTTCCCGACGACTCGCAGGCCACCCCGTCGCCGTCGCGGTCGAGTCCGGCCCGGTAGCCGGGTCGACCCCGCCGCAGCGGCGCCTTGCCCGCGGCTCGCACCGCGGCGCAGTTCGCGTAGTACACCGGGCGCACGCTCTTCTTGGCCGCCGGCGTGGGACTCACCGTTGCGCTCGGCGCGGGCTCGCTGCTCTCCGACGGGCTCGGCTCGGCGGACGCCGAGGTCGGCACGGCGCTGGGCGTTCCGGCCCCGAGCTGGTCGACACCGTCGCTGCGGCCGCTCAACACCGATCCGGGCGCCGGGGTGTCGTCGTCGTTGCTGACCGCCACGATGCCGCCGATGCAGCAGAGCCCGAGCGCCGCCGCGACGATCCCGAGGAGGATCCGCGAACTCGGCCGTCGCGGCGGTACGGCGCCGGGCGCCGGGCCGGGCGGCGTGGACCACATTGCCCGGGTCGGCTCGGCGGACGGGTACGACTGCTGCGGCTCGCTCTGCGGCCACGGGTCCTGCGGCTGGTCACTCATGCGGCGGAGTCTGTCCCGCGGCGGACGGCGGTGGCACCAACCAGCCGCCGCGATCGCGCCGCCCGAAAATGGCGGCCGGCTGTCGTGCCCGGCCCAATATGTCCACCACCCGGCTGAGTTATCCCAGGTCAGAGGCGGTATTACCGGTCGCCCGGGCCGGCTGTCGGGATCCCGACCCCCGCCGTGGCGGGGCGTCGCCGACACCGCCCCCGTCGCACCCGGCCACCGTCGCACCCGGACCCTGTCCTACCCGGCCCCTACCTCGCCCTCGGCGCCGGGTGGAGTGTGCAGACTTGTTGTCACTGGGGCGACAACAAGTCTGCACACTCCACCCGGCAGGTCTCGTGCGACCGAAGCGGGGGAGATCCGGGCAGCGGCGGCCGTCGACGCGGTGAAAGACTGGCGGGCGTGACCCGGCTCCCGCAGACGTCGGAACTGGCCTGCCCCGACGGAAGGATCCTGCGCTACTGCCGCTACGGGCCGGAGAACGGATTCCCCGTCATCTGGCACAGCGGTTCACCCAGCACCCGCTGGAAACGAGCCGACCAGGTCACGGCGATGCAGCGCAGCGGACTCCGCCTGCTGGCGTACGACCGCCCCGGGTACGGCGGCTCCACCCGCCGCCCCGGACGCACCGTCGCCGACGCAGCCGATGACGCGCGGGCCCTCGCCGACGCCCAAGGCTGGGAACGGTTCGCCGTCATCGGCGCCTCCGGCGGCGGCCCACACGCCCTGGCCTGTGCCGCGCTGCTGCACGAGCGGGTCACCCGGTGCGCCGTGGTGTCCGGCATCAAACCCGCCGACCCCGACCATCCGGTACGCGACGAGCCGACCGTCCGAGGCCGGCTCGCCGAGGTCGCGGCGGAGACCATGGCCCGGATCGACGACGGCGGCCCCGAACTGCCCTGGGAGCCCGGCCCGCCGGCACGCGACGACCCCGACGCGATGGCGCGGCTGCGGGCGACCTTCGTGGAAGGTACCGACGGCTGGGTCGACGACACGCTGGCCTTCGAACGGCCATGGGGCTTCGAACCCGCCGAAATCACCGTGCCGGTCGGGATCTGGCGGGGAGACAACGACGCCAACGTTCCCGCCGAGCACGGCGACTGGCTGCTCGCGCAGATGGCCACGGCGAAGGGTCACACCTTCGCCGGTGGCCATCTGCCCAACGCCGACGTGTACGGCGAAATCTACGACTGGGCCCGCTGCACCGACACCTGTTGATCGCGGCCAGGAACCCACCGCGCGGGACACCGCAAGGCCACCGGCGGGCGCACAACCGAGTGCTGCGTCAGCGACCAGGCGGCGTCACGTGGCACCCACGGATCACGTTTTCCCAGGTCGACGATGGTTTGTGGGCGCGGCAGGTTTCGAACCTGCGACCCCTCGCTTGTAAGGCGAGTGCTCTCCCACTGAGCTACGCGCCCGGGATGCCCGTACGGGCGGAACCGGCGCCGGCAAGCTTACCGTGCCGACGCCACCGGCCGCCGTACGGCCCGATCGTGCCGATCTTGGGGTTGTGGCGGGAACCGCGCCCCGGCGGACCCGCCACAACCCCAGGAACGGGAAGATGTCGGTCAGCCCGCGACGGCCTCGGCCAGGGCCTTGCGCCAGCCCTGCTGGTCGCGCGGTTCGCCGGGCATGTTCATCTCGGCGAACCGGACCACGCCGGCGCGGTCGATGACGAAGGTGCCACGGTTCGCGATGCCGGCCACGTCGTTGAAGACCCCGTACGCGGTGGCGATCGCGCCGTGCGGCCAGAAGTCGGCGAGCATGGGGAACTCGTAGCCCTCCCGGTCGGCCCAGATCTTGTGACTGTAGACCGAGTCGACGCTCACGGTCAGGACCTGCACGTCGTCGTTGACGTACTCGTTGAGGTTGTCCCGGACCTCGCACAGTTCGCCCTGGCAGATGCCGGTGAAGGCGAGCGGGTAGAAGACCAGCAGCACCGCGCGCCGTCCCCGGAAGTCCGACAGCCGGACCTCCTGGTTGTTCTGGTCCTTCAGGACGAAGTCCGGCGCCTCGGCGCCAACCTCAATGGGCATGCGTACTCCTCGCAACGTCGGGGTTCGGGCCCAGGCTGCCACGGACGTCGGTCGGTTGCTCCGGCGCCCGGCTCGGGTTCTATTTCTTGGCCTTGCTGCCCCTCCGGAGCACCAGACGGGCCCCACTCCAGTCCCGTCCGGCGTTGACCGTGGAGGTCTGCTGGAGGCCGGCGGTGGGCGCCGATTCGCTGATCTCACTCGGCTCGACGTGGCCGATCCGCCCCGCCTTGGGGGTCAGCAGCCACACCACACCGTTGTCGGCCAGCGGGCCGAGGGCGTCGACAAGCAGTTCGAAGAGATCACCGTCGCCGTCTCGGTACCAGACCAGCACCGCGTCCACGACCTCGTCGGTGTCCTCGTCGACCAACTCACCGCAACGATCGGTCAGGGCGTCCCGGAGATCCTGGTCGACATCGTCGTCATAGCCCATCTCCATGACGACCATCCCCGGTTCGATGCCGAACCGGTCCGCCAGGCTCCGCACCCCGTCGGCGGCCTGACCCGCGGTCGCGCTCACTGTCGAATGCCTCCTCATCTTCACTGCCCCGGCGTCCGGACGACACCGACACGGCAGAGTTCACACACTTGTCCGCCGGCGCGCAAGTGGCGCACCGGGTGCAACGGAATTTACCCTGCCAGCAGCATCTGGGCACCCTCGGTAATGGCGTCTTCGGTGACCAGAACCTGACGGGCCGCCGGCCCGAGCGGGATGAACGAGTCCACGGAGGCCACTCTACGAACCGATCCGACATATCCGGCGTCGACCAGGGCGGCGATCACACCCTCGGCGACCCCGCCGGAGCGTCGGGTCTCGTCCACCACCAGCACCCGACCGGTGGCCGTGGCCTCCCGGACCAGGTCGGCCACGGGCAGCGGCGCCAGCCAGCGCAGGTCCACCACCCGGCTGCCGACCCCCTCGGCGGCCAGCCGGGCCGCCACCCGCAGGGACATCCGGACCCCGTTCCCGAAGGTGATGATGGTCAGGTCGGCCGCCGTCCCCACCCCGTACACCCGGGCGCGGCCGATCGGCGCGTGCCGGTCCGGCCACTGCTGCGGCGGCGGGTAGTCGGCCAGCCAGCCACCGTCGCCGTCGGCGTACAGGTCCCGGGTGTGGTAGAG is a genomic window containing:
- a CDS encoding TetR/AcrR family transcriptional regulator produces the protein MSQPDQPAPGLRERKKQATRAALSWAAVQLAVERGLDNVRVEDIAEAAGVSPRTFNNYFGSKAEAIAARHTERLREIAAETAGRPAGEPIWTAVTAAVAARFDNDRTDPDPQWLAGVRLMTSEPSLQGELVKAHVAAEAELVAVLARRTGTDPVRDLYPRLLAGAIGAAIQAATAQWLNADPRVPIGLLVRDALTQLAAGLPAPRLAPRLEP
- a CDS encoding DUF3052 domain-containing protein, whose translation is MSATAGQAADGVRSLADRFGIEPGMVVMEMGYDDDVDQDLRDALTDRCGELVDEDTDEVVDAVLVWYRDGDGDLFELLVDALGPLADNGVVWLLTPKAGRIGHVEPSEISESAPTAGLQQTSTVNAGRDWSGARLVLRRGSKAKK
- a CDS encoding alpha/beta fold hydrolase, producing MTRLPQTSELACPDGRILRYCRYGPENGFPVIWHSGSPSTRWKRADQVTAMQRSGLRLLAYDRPGYGGSTRRPGRTVADAADDARALADAQGWERFAVIGASGGGPHALACAALLHERVTRCAVVSGIKPADPDHPVRDEPTVRGRLAEVAAETMARIDDGGPELPWEPGPPARDDPDAMARLRATFVEGTDGWVDDTLAFERPWGFEPAEITVPVGIWRGDNDANVPAEHGDWLLAQMATAKGHTFAGGHLPNADVYGEIYDWARCTDTC
- a CDS encoding polysaccharide pyruvyl transferase family protein, which translates into the protein MVTSVDHAGPTIGVLGSYGGRNSGDEAILTGLLADVRARRPDSRIIIFSRNPDHTRAAYPDVVAEPWEGISRTDSAVALDQMDLLLLGGGGILYDSEARRYLRIVLAAQERGLPVCTYAVGAGPLTETVDCAMVQECLSAAREVTVRDTESRLLLEEVGVTRPITVTADPAMLLQPEDFPAGLLQAEGVRLDRRLVGMSVREPGRAAAHLDVDGYHRLIAQVGDFLVTRLDADVVFVPMEPDDIRHSHGVLSHMVTAPHGRVLHGDYRPRQLLGLMRHFDFAVGMRLHFVMFAAMSGVPLLPLPYAGKVFDFARRIGAPTLRGVEREVEGPLLAEVDRLWDERDRRQPETGRRVAELCQQALMTGDLIGPALHEIDGRRH
- a CDS encoding peroxiredoxin; this encodes MPIEVGAEAPDFVLKDQNNQEVRLSDFRGRRAVLLVFYPLAFTGICQGELCEVRDNLNEYVNDDVQVLTVSVDSVYSHKIWADREGYEFPMLADFWPHGAIATAYGVFNDVAGIANRGTFVIDRAGVVRFAEMNMPGEPRDQQGWRKALAEAVAG
- a CDS encoding DEAD/DEAH box helicase codes for the protein MRVIHGVWRPGGRLVLWAEEAARTAPPRRPGRPPRERPHPYAAGQPALAAALGELAAKAATGSTLLSLPTRAGVPVDSPELVRAEPPGEARGRVTLAGWRVPSLEYDADLALPVLLRLAAVDTLPAVDTLPALADDAPGWTDAGAGAGAGAGAGAGAGAPGEPEVPGATLRQLGRFAAFAVDLVERGRTLPGLAWDPAAGRGSGTSAAQACWRPLLTGPDAAWARALALALPPAARAADPDVGAPELVADALDALTDAAARIALDDLKLVPSTRRTGRAELVRRWLAALSGRQRTIRGEPAELAELARELADWQRDAAGGPVRATFRLVEPADPDPAVPDPADPVDPDPDPADPEPVDTDGVSGGAGGERWRVEFALRGSDGSGLIEAAAVWAAHGPLGPPAQPIKAPQETLLAELGRASRLWPELTDALRTAAPTGLDLSTEGAHRFLSEGAPMLHAAGFGLLLPSWWRRPGARLGARLRAGTPTAPGTVAGRSGIGQEALLEYRWEVALGDRSLSEAELHALAELKTPLVRLRGEWVELDSRRLATGLKLLRSGGRMSVTDLLRLGLAGQDDPDTLPVLAVSAEGALGDLLSGRVDRHLEPVATPPGFAGTLRPYQQRGVAWMCFLESLGLGGILADDMGLGKTIQLLSVLANQPDETGPTLLVCPMSLVGNWRREAARFTPGLRVHVHHGAERARGADFETAVGAADLVLTTYSVAARDASELARIGWHRVVVDEAQAIKNAATRQAGAVRALPARHRIALTGTPVENRLADLWSIMEFANPGLLGAAAEFRRSYAEPIERHGDEAAAQRLRRITGPFVLRRLKTDASIISDLPSKLEMEVLCNLTAEQATLYQAVVDDMMARIERSDGIERRGLVLATMTKLKQVCNHPAQLLRDGSGLAGRSGKLARLEEIVEEVLAVGERALLFTQYAEFGGMLRAHLSARTGREVLFLHGAAGRAERDAMVARFQDPGGGPPLFVLSLKAGGTGLTLTAANHVVHVDRWWNPAVEDQATDRAFRIGQRRSVQVRKFVCAGTVEEKVAAMVAEKRGLAARIVGTGEQWLTELSTSQLRGLFALESTAVVE
- a CDS encoding excalibur calcium-binding domain-containing protein, whose protein sequence is MSDQPQDPWPQSEPQQSYPSAEPTRAMWSTPPGPAPGAVPPRRPSSRILLGIVAAALGLCCIGGIVAVSNDDDTPAPGSVLSGRSDGVDQLGAGTPSAVPTSASAEPSPSESSEPAPSATVSPTPAAKKSVRPVYYANCAAVRAAGKAPLRRGRPGYRAGLDRDGDGVACESSGSSGSTSTGGGSTGSGTGTGSGSSVYYANCAAVRAAGKAPLHRGQPGYRAGLDRDGDGVACE